CGGTCGCTGGCGTGCTCCCGAAGCGATTTCGGTGAACAGCGGACATGCCACGACCATGGGATTTTTCGGCGTGTAGACCGACATCACTCTGATGATGGCATCTTGATGGGCGGTTGATTCATGCAACTTGAGCGCTTGTCGTGAGGGAGGGTCGCGACTATGGTGCGCGCCGGTTCGAGGTCGGCCATCCCGGTCGCCGTTCGGAGGAAAGGCTTGAAGGTCCGTTCCCGCTGGCCGCTGCGCGTCGTCGGAGTGCTCGTCTTCGGGCTCCTCGCGTCCGCGCCCCTGCGGCTCAGCCCCAGCCAGCGCGAGGAGCAGCCGCGCTTCGCCCTCGATCCCGAGGTCGAGGGGATTGCGCGCTACCTCGAGTGGCGAGCGCCGGCGAGCCTCGCGCCCTCCCTCCGCCGCCAGGTCGCCAACGCCCTGGTGGAGGAGTCGCGGCAGACGGGCCTCGATCCCCTGCTCATCCTCGCCGTGATCGCGGTGGAGAGCGACTTCGTCCCCGACGCCGTCTCAGCGGCACAGGCCAAGGGTCTGCTCCAGATCCGCGACGTGGCCGCCCGGGAGATCGTCAAGCACGAGGAGCTCCCGGAGAAGTCCGCGCTC
The Vulgatibacter incomptus DNA segment above includes these coding regions:
- a CDS encoding transglycosylase SLT domain-containing protein; protein product: MKVRSRWPLRVVGVLVFGLLASAPLRLSPSQREEQPRFALDPEVEGIARYLEWRAPASLAPSLRRQVANALVEESRQTGLDPLLILAVIAVESDFVPDAVSAAQAKGLLQIRDVAAREIVKHEELPEKSALEPEEVVQLRLGIRYLALMTRRFSSLDRALAAWNAGPVAVARELASSGTVPDRWLSFARKVARERRHLRTHFGQDAATKLAVAPGSPVAPE